The region AAGCACCATGACATAGTCAATGGATTGATCGGTGGGTAAAAACACCGTGTATTGACGCTCAAGTGGCATCAATAACCGGGATGAAACAGGTTGAAACGAAATCAAGAACAGTCCACATAACGAGAAGAGCACAATAAAGCAGCCACTCTTACGTTTTGAAGTAAACATGATCAGTGATAAACCTATAAATCCGATGATCAGCAGTGCTGGCATAGGCATAAATAGGGAAGAAATGATTTTTTTCAGCTCAAACATATACAAAATAGCCCGAAAAAACAGCACTTGAGAGTAAAAACAACGAAACCCTCTTTATTCCTGCCATTCCTATGACAGAATAGCGGTACGTTTCGTTATCATAACTCAAGCTGCCGTGACTAAAGATCGCAATTTCGACGATATTGCCCACAAATTTGCAAAAAACATCTATGGCTCAGACAAAGGTGAAATTCGCCAAGTCATTGTTTGGGAAGACATAGAGCAATTGTTAACTCATTTTGCTACCGCTGACAAGCCTTTGCATATTTTAGATGCTGGTGGCGGTTTAGCACAGATGTCGCAAAAAATAGCCAAATTGGGGCATAAGGTGACGTTGTGTGATCTCTCTTCTGAAATGTTGCGTTTGGCCGAGTTGGATATTGAAAAAAACGGCCTGCTTGAGCAGTATCGGCTGGTCCATGCTCCGGTCCAAGAGATTCAAAACCACTTAAGTGAACCAGTCGATATTTTGCTGTTTCATGCCGTGATGGAGTGGTTGGAAGAACCTAGAGCTGCGCTGGAAAATTTGCTCAATCAAGTCAAACCGGGTGGCATGGTATCGATAATGTTCTATAACTATCACGGTTTGGTTTACAAAAATGCCGTGTGTGGAAATATCCCTCATATTCTCAACGGGATGCCGCACAAAAAACGATTTAAATTACAGCCACAAAAAGGCTTGGTTCCAGAATCGGTCTATTCTTGGATAGAAGAGGCTGGATATGAAATTTGTGGCCGATCCGGAATTCGTTGTTTTAGTGATTACATTGGTAACATGACGAACATGGGCGAATTCAACCATGACGATGTATTGGCTTTAGAGCGGAAATTTTGCCGCCAAGAACCTTACCTCTCATTAGGCCGATACATCCATGTGTGGGCTAAGAAGCAATAAAAACAGGAAAACGAATGAGTGAGTTGACTCATACTGCTGAAAAACAGCCAATCGATGAATTGGTTGGCTGGGTAAAACAGCATGATTTCTCACTGAACTTAACTTCTGAACGTCTGGCGTATTTAATCGCAATCTCCGTACTGAGTAGTGAACGTTTTGACGAAGAGTTAGGGGAAGGTGAGTTGCACGATGCATTTAAAATAGTCACAAAGATGTTTGATAACACTGGCGAAGCATCGGCATTTCGCGCTAATAACGCGATCAATGAACTAGTCAGTCAAAGATTGATTCGCCGCTTTACAAGCGAAGTCACGGAGGGCGCCAGCATTTATCGTCTCTCTCCTTTGGCGATTGGCATCACCGATTACTACGTGCGCCACAGACAGTTTTCAAAACTGAAGCTGTCGATTCAGCTGTCGATGGTCGCTGATGAAATGGCGAAAGCAGTCAATGCGGCGAAGCAGAGTGGCACCCCGAATGAATGGCGTAAGAATGTCTACGGTGTGCTTAAGTACTCGGTTGGCGAGATCTTTGACCAAATCGATTTAAACCAGCGCGTGATGGATGAACAGCAGCACGCGGTGAAAGAGCAAATCGCAAAACTACTGAATCAAGATTGGCGTGATGCCATCAGTAGTTGTGAGGAGCTTCTCTCTGAAACGTCCAATACCCTAAAAGAGTTGCAAGATACTTTGCAAGCAGCAGGGGACGAATTGCAAACCCAAATCCTTGATATTCAAGAGACCGTTTACGGTGATGATGAACTTGAATTCATCGCGGAAACCTTATTTGGTTTGCAAATGAAATTGGACCGTATCGTAAGCTGGGGGCAGCAGACGATCGATCTTTGGATCGGTTACGACCGCCATGTGCA is a window of Vibrio porteresiae DSM 19223 DNA encoding:
- the cmoM gene encoding tRNA uridine 5-oxyacetic acid(34) methyltransferase CmoM; translated protein: MTKDRNFDDIAHKFAKNIYGSDKGEIRQVIVWEDIEQLLTHFATADKPLHILDAGGGLAQMSQKIAKLGHKVTLCDLSSEMLRLAELDIEKNGLLEQYRLVHAPVQEIQNHLSEPVDILLFHAVMEWLEEPRAALENLLNQVKPGGMVSIMFYNYHGLVYKNAVCGNIPHILNGMPHKKRFKLQPQKGLVPESVYSWIEEAGYEICGRSGIRCFSDYIGNMTNMGEFNHDDVLALERKFCRQEPYLSLGRYIHVWAKKQ
- the mukF gene encoding chromosome partition protein MukF is translated as MSELTHTAEKQPIDELVGWVKQHDFSLNLTSERLAYLIAISVLSSERFDEELGEGELHDAFKIVTKMFDNTGEASAFRANNAINELVSQRLIRRFTSEVTEGASIYRLSPLAIGITDYYVRHRQFSKLKLSIQLSMVADEMAKAVNAAKQSGTPNEWRKNVYGVLKYSVGEIFDQIDLNQRVMDEQQHAVKEQIAKLLNQDWRDAISSCEELLSETSNTLKELQDTLQAAGDELQTQILDIQETVYGDDELEFIAETLFGLQMKLDRIVSWGQQTIDLWIGYDRHVHKFIRTAIDMDKNRAFSQRLRQSVHDFFDHPWYLTYADAERLRDLRDEALILRDEEVTGSVPDEVEYQEFERIHDELAERVGDMLQQYKQHNQPIDLGLVLRDYLAEHPRTHHFDLARIVVDQAVRLGYSESDYQAIQPDWKAINEFGAKVQANVIDRY